The following are encoded in a window of Podospora pseudoanserina strain CBS 124.78 chromosome 6, whole genome shotgun sequence genomic DNA:
- a CDS encoding hypothetical protein (COG:S; EggNog:ENOG503NZN2) yields MKKHQISLENNHINDSLLDLCTSTQSVSSLISQDPTISPADAWEKLYGRAALASADNEKEHANGAMGGDLLELKKAEMCGRWGDTKPSELFLKIYHDALCTLNEDPSRGMVSPSLMGSHGTIPLTIVSTIPDICRHIANVIVRAQTEVFLATNYWQNGAASAYITEAIRELDRRVAARGGPRVKVKIIYDRGSPKQVFKPRYFVSEKDFAGPNVNLPRRSEIPNLEMDVVNYHQPVMGTFHAKYVVVDRKIALLQSNNVQDNDNLEMMIHLEGPVVDSFVDVALLSWGKPWDGFSEVQEEIEQADGSMAAVANGRAVLPDVNTLPLDNSLHTPSRPHHDPDVASEVARFNTFLTPTTNKTHLDAVNALLNHTTNPSLRPDPTLNPDPPEPDRFTPYIPHSASPFPIALVTRSPYGPPTHHSLPNPQNAAWLSALKHATKTVFIQSPTLNAEPLIPAIIEACERGVEVTCWICLGYNDAGELLPHQGGHNEKIAKELYGSLSEDGRERLRYGWYVGRDQTVPIVQSRRGRSCHVKIMVVDGEVGVMGNGNQDTQSWFHSCEVNVLVDSREVCGEWVRGWGGIRIRGVYGRLDGEEGVWRDREGKEAEGGDWARSWGGGWGGLGALLGLLGGLRGRAGFRGRGRGVFREMILKGVW; encoded by the exons ATGAAGAAACACCAGATCAGCCTCGAAAACAACCATATCAACGACAGCCTGTTGGACTTGTGCACCTCAACTCAAAGCGTCTCATCCCTCATTTCTCAAGACCCTACAATAAGTCCTGCGGACGCATGGGAAAAGTTGTATGGCAGAGCCGCGCTGGCGAGTGCAGACAACGAGAAAGAGCATGCAAATGGAGCAATGGGCGGGGACCTGttggagctgaagaaggccgagatgtgtgggagatggggagacACGAAGCCGAGTGAGCTCTTTTTGAAG ATCTATCATGATGCACTGTGCACGCTCAACGAGGATCCTTCTCGGGGAATGGTCAGTCCTTCGCTGATGGGGTCCCACGGGACCATTCCGCTAACTATCGTTTCGAC CATACCCGACATATGTCGGCACATTGCCAACGTCATCGTGCGAGCGCAAACAGAGGTCTTTCTGGCAACAAACTACTGGCAAAATGGTGCAGCATCTGCCTACATTACGGAAGCTATCCGTGAGTTAGACCGCCGTGTAGCTGCTAGGGGTGGCCCAAGGGTAAAGGTCAAGATCATATACGACCGAGGCAGCCCAAAACAAGTGTTTAAGCCACGTTATTTCGTATCGGAGAAGGACTTTGCCGGACCAAACGTCAACTTGCCTCGACGGTCAGAGATCCCGAATCTCGAGATGGACGTGGTCAACTACCACCAGCCAGTCATGGGTACCTTCCACGCTAAGTACGTGGTTGTCGACCGCAAGATTGCGCTGCTCCAGAGCAACAATGTCCAGGACAACGACAATCTGGAGATGATGATCCACCTGGAGGGCCCCGTTGTCGATTCTTTTGTCGATGTCGCCCTGCTCTCCTGGGGCAAGCCCTGGGATGGCTTCAGTgaagtccaagaagagaTTGAACAAGCCGATGGAAGCATGGCAGCAGTAGCAAACGGCCGCGCTGTTTTGCCAGATGTCAACACCCTACCTCTCGACAACAGCCTCCACACTCCGTCCCGCCCTCACCACGATCCGGATGTCGCCTCCGAAGTCGCCCGCTtcaacaccttcctcaccccgACCACGAACAAAACCCACCTCGACGCGGTCAACGCCCtgctcaaccacaccaccaatcCTTCCCTCCGCCCTgacccaaccctcaaccctGATCCTCCCGAGCCTGACCGCTTCACGCCTTACATCCCGCATTCCgcctctccctttcccatAGCACTAGTCACCCGCTCCCCTTACGggcccccaacccaccactccctccccaacccccaaaacgccGCCTGGCTCTCCGCGCTCAAACACGCTACAAAGACAGTCTTTATCCAatcccccaccctcaacgCGGAACCGCTCATCCCGGCCATCATCGAGGCCTGCGAGCGCGGGGTGGAGGTGACGTGTTGGATATGTCTGGGGTACAACGATGCGGGTGAGCTCCTGCCCCATCAAGGGGGTCACAACGAAAAGATTGCAAAGGAGCTGTATGGCTCTTTGTcagaggatgggagggagaggttgaggtaTGGGTGGTATGTGGGGAGGGATCAGACCGTGCCGATTGTGCagagcaggagggggaggtcgtGTCACGTCAAGATcatggttgttgatggggaggtgggcgtGATGGGGAATGGGAATCAGGATACGCAGAGTTGGTTTCATAGTTGTGAGGTTAATGTTTTGGTTGATAGTAGGGAGGTTTGCGGGGAGTGGGtaaggggttggggaggaatcAGAATACGGGGGGTGTATGGGcggttggatggggaggagggggtttggagggatcgggaggggaaagaggcggaggggggcgaTTGGGCCaggagctggggagggggatggggtgggttAGGGGCGTTGTTGGGGCTGTTAGGAGGGTTAAGGGGACGGGCGGGTTTTAGGGgccgggggcggggggtgtTTAGGGAGATGATACTGAAGGGGGTATGGTGA
- the CTK2 gene encoding RNA polymerase II C-terminal domain kinase beta subunit (COG:D; EggNog:ENOG503NXPS) yields MAPSAANPTAPATNGQSAAPADDVPIGPVTGLSEMATQYISEQTLQQRLKAIAYEEAKDDHYRIRGVQLIDNVREALQLPIKTFDTAAIYYHRFRIRFPSSEYNYEDVALAALFVACKSEDTIKKSRDILCAAHNLRSPHDKKTPDDKHFDAPSKFTIGLERHILETIGFDFRAPYPQKLLIKMAKKLVPEGERNMKFPRGEWSTLTSSEKLLHTAYDMSIDIYKTFVPIKQTALTMVLSIVRLTAMLMEQSLEPPRFKTKVASRTQEACVYETMLDLMDLYTTHPRSTKVGLNYELQHLMDVKIEINKRMTAEGFQRYNAMCKKCTDQPDNRSVTPGSVTSPATNISGTGGTSVKRKRANSEGTLRFVFDAGAARQERNLAATYFNDEYEEYEVEVEEEIKVPPTDPRHNAGGGRGSHHGHHGGHHNNRHDYGYHNRGGRHPYHDNRHRGNRRGGAGMN; encoded by the exons ATGGCACCATCCGCGGCGAACCCGACGGCTCCGGCTACTAACGGACAGTCCGCCGCCCCCGCCGACGATGTTCCGATAGGACCTGTCACCGGCCTGTCTGAGATGGCCACCCAGTACATCTCGGAGCAGACACTACAACAGAGGCTTAAGGCCATAGCGTACGAAGAGGCAAAGGACGACCATTATAGGATAAGAGGCGTCCAATTGATTGACAACGTCCGCGAGGCACTGCAATT ACCCATCAAGACATTCGATACCGCAGCGATATACTACCACCGATTTCGGATCAGGTTTCCAAGTAGCGAATACAACTATGAAGATGTTGCACTTGCCGCTTTGTTTGTGGCCTGCAAGTCTGAGGATACCATCAAAAAGTCACGAGATATTCTCTGCGCTGCCCATAACCTACGGTCACCCCACGACAAGAAGACACCCGATGACAAG CATTTTGACGCCCCCTCCAAGTTCACGATAGGACTTGAACGCCACATTCTCGAAACCATCGGATTCGACTTTCGAGCGCCATACCCGCAGAAGTTGTTGAtcaagatggccaagaagctggtACCGGAAGGGGAGCGCAACATGAAGTTTCCACGGGGAGAATGGAGCACGCTCACTTCATCGGAAAAACTACTACATACGGCCTACGACATGTCCATTGACATTTACAAGACCTTCGTGCCCATCAAGCAGACAGCCCTCACCATGGTGTTGTCTATTGTGAGACTCACGGCCATGTTGATGGAACAAAGCTTGGAGCCGCCGAGGTTCAAAACGAAGGTGGCATCGCGTACGCAAGAAGCGTGTGTATATGAGACGATGTTGGATCTTATGGATCTgtacaccacccacccacgTTCCACCAAGGTCGGACTCAACTACGAGCTTCAGCACCTGATGGATGTCAAGATCGAGATCAACAAGAGAATGACAGCCGAAGGCTTTCAGCGATACAACGCCATGTGCAAAAAGTGCACCGATCAACCTGACAACCGTTCTGTCACGCCGGGGTCCGTAACCTCGCCAGCAACCAACATCTCCGGGACCGGGGGGACCTCAGTTAAGCGCAAGAGGGCGAACAGCGAAGGCACCCTGCGCTTCGTGTTTGACGCGGGAGCTGCCCGCCAGGAACGAAATCTGGCTGCGACATATTTCAACGACGAATACGAGGAGtacgaggtggaggtggaagaagagatcAAGGTCCCACCAACTGACCCCCGGCATAACGCGGGCGGCGGACGGGGCAGCCATCACGGCCACCACGGTGGCCACCACAACAATCGACACGACTACGGCTACCACAACAGAGGCGGTAGGCACCCATATCACGATAACCGACACAGGGGCAACCggcgaggaggcgctggGATGAACTAG